Proteins from one Chelonia mydas isolate rCheMyd1 chromosome 14, rCheMyd1.pri.v2, whole genome shotgun sequence genomic window:
- the LOC102940051 gene encoding C-type lectin domain family 2 member D isoform X1 codes for MDRDVYRPICNFVGDRANSAFGKCLANKVPVWVLIISALVVALVGALSGIASRYSVHPGSAVGLSPDPPPGPCCPDGWVGYQGKCYYFSEAQENWTYSQNNCTALGASLAVIDSEQEMQFLLRCKGKLVHWLGLWREQDQPWKWANGTEFNNQFEIKGGGHCAYLSDGFVGSSRCSSLTNWICSKRDAYTVGKGTAQPRI; via the exons ATGGACCGAGACGTATATAGACCGATCTGTAATTTTGTTG GCGATCGAGCTAACTCCGCATTCGGCAAATGCCTAGCAAATAAAGTCCCAGTCTGGGTCTTGATCATAAGTGCTCTGGTAGTAGCTCTGGTAGGAGCTCTCTCAG GAATAGCAAGCCGATATTCGGTCCATCCTGGCTCCGCTGTGGGCCTCTCTCCAGATCCCCCTCCTGGCCCCTGTTGTCCGGATGGCTGGGTCGGATACCAAGGGAAGTGCTACTATTTCTCCGAGGCCCAAGAGAACTGGACCTACAGCCAGAACAACTGCACTGCGCTCGGTGCTTCCCTGGCTGTGATTGACAGTGAGCAGGaaatg CAGTTCCTACTGCGCTGTAAAGGCAAACTTGTCCATTGGCTCGGCCTCTGGAGGGAGCAGGACCAGCCCTGGAAATGGGCCAATGGCACCGAATTCAACAACCA GTTTGAAATTAAAGGAGGAGGACATTGTGCATATCTGAGTGATGGATTTGTTGGCTCTTCAAGGTGCTCCTCACTCACAAACTGGATTTGCAGCAAACGTGACGCATATACAGTGGGAAAGGGAACTGCACAGCCTAGGATATGA
- the LOC102940051 gene encoding C-type lectin domain family 2 member D isoform X3 has translation MDRDVYRPICNFVGDRANSAFGKCLANKVPVWVLIISALVVALVGALSGIASRYSVHPGSAVGLSPDPPPGPCCPDGWVGYQGKCYYFSEAQENWTYSQNNCTALGASLAVIDSEQEMFLLRCKGKLVHWLGLWREQDQPWKWANGTEFNNQMERGPLEGRLVIT, from the exons ATGGACCGAGACGTATATAGACCGATCTGTAATTTTGTTG GCGATCGAGCTAACTCCGCATTCGGCAAATGCCTAGCAAATAAAGTCCCAGTCTGGGTCTTGATCATAAGTGCTCTGGTAGTAGCTCTGGTAGGAGCTCTCTCAG GAATAGCAAGCCGATATTCGGTCCATCCTGGCTCCGCTGTGGGCCTCTCTCCAGATCCCCCTCCTGGCCCCTGTTGTCCGGATGGCTGGGTCGGATACCAAGGGAAGTGCTACTATTTCTCCGAGGCCCAAGAGAACTGGACCTACAGCCAGAACAACTGCACTGCGCTCGGTGCTTCCCTGGCTGTGATTGACAGTGAGCAGGaaatg TTCCTACTGCGCTGTAAAGGCAAACTTGTCCATTGGCTCGGCCTCTGGAGGGAGCAGGACCAGCCCTGGAAATGGGCCAATGGCACCGAATTCAACAACCA GATGGAAAGAGGGCCCTTGGAAGGCCGGCTGGTGATTACTTAA
- the LOC102940051 gene encoding C-type lectin domain family 2 member D isoform X2 → MDRDVYRPICNFVGDRANSAFGKCLANKVPVWVLIISALVVALVGALSGIASRYSVHPGSAVGLSPDPPPGPCCPDGWVGYQGKCYYFSEAQENWTYSQNNCTALGASLAVIDSEQEMQFLLRCKGKLVHWLGLWREQDQPWKWANGTEFNNQMERGPLEGRLVIT, encoded by the exons ATGGACCGAGACGTATATAGACCGATCTGTAATTTTGTTG GCGATCGAGCTAACTCCGCATTCGGCAAATGCCTAGCAAATAAAGTCCCAGTCTGGGTCTTGATCATAAGTGCTCTGGTAGTAGCTCTGGTAGGAGCTCTCTCAG GAATAGCAAGCCGATATTCGGTCCATCCTGGCTCCGCTGTGGGCCTCTCTCCAGATCCCCCTCCTGGCCCCTGTTGTCCGGATGGCTGGGTCGGATACCAAGGGAAGTGCTACTATTTCTCCGAGGCCCAAGAGAACTGGACCTACAGCCAGAACAACTGCACTGCGCTCGGTGCTTCCCTGGCTGTGATTGACAGTGAGCAGGaaatg CAGTTCCTACTGCGCTGTAAAGGCAAACTTGTCCATTGGCTCGGCCTCTGGAGGGAGCAGGACCAGCCCTGGAAATGGGCCAATGGCACCGAATTCAACAACCA GATGGAAAGAGGGCCCTTGGAAGGCCGGCTGGTGATTACTTAA